One genomic segment of Oceanotoga teriensis includes these proteins:
- a CDS encoding FumA C-terminus/TtdB family hydratase beta subunit, translating into MFELRFDKYKAGDFISFSGEFIIMRDAAHKRIFELFQKGESLPIDFKNKIIFYAGPAKKPYFQSIGAIGPTTSNRMDPFLKFMYDLGVYATVGKGKRSSFVSDLNKDYSKFYLIAPSGVAAFLSEKIMSHEVLAFEDLGTESIQRIIVKDFPLIMGIDSKGNTIY; encoded by the coding sequence GTGTTCGAGTTGAGGTTTGATAAGTATAAAGCTGGAGATTTTATAAGTTTTTCTGGTGAGTTTATTATTATGAGAGATGCCGCTCATAAAAGAATTTTTGAATTATTTCAAAAGGGAGAAAGTTTACCCATTGATTTTAAAAATAAGATAATTTTTTATGCCGGTCCAGCTAAAAAACCCTATTTTCAAAGTATTGGTGCAATAGGTCCAACTACCAGTAATAGAATGGATCCTTTTCTTAAATTTATGTATGATTTGGGAGTTTATGCAACTGTTGGTAAGGGGAAAAGAAGTTCTTTTGTAAGTGATTTAAATAAAGATTATTCAAAGTTTTATCTTATTGCACCAAGTGGTGTAGCTGCTTTTTTGTCTGAAAAAATAATGTCTCATGAAGTTTTAGCCTTTGAAGATTTGGGTACAGAATCTATTCAAAGAATAATAGTTAAAGATTTTCCTTTGATTATGGGAATAGATTCTAAAGGAAATACTATTTATTAG